One Triplophysa rosa linkage group LG21, Trosa_1v2, whole genome shotgun sequence DNA segment encodes these proteins:
- the tmem107l gene encoding transmembrane protein 107 like isoform X2: protein MPVQIILVPARFLTLIAHLVIVIIIFWSRENSVRACLPLDYSDEEYRSEDTRLVVALSVTLGLFAIELMGFLSGVSLFNNNQALLSIGCHASGCVALLFFLFEQWTCSIYWWIFAFCSVMPALYEIILFIVVCGFKRKPL, encoded by the exons ATGCCGGTGCAAATCATTCTGGTGCCAGCCCGTTTTTTAACTCTCATCGCGCACCTTGTAATTGTCATAATCATCTTTTGGTCTAGG GAGAACAGTGTCAGAGCTTGTCTACCCCTAGACTACAGTGATGAAGAATACAGATCAGAGGACACGCg GCTTGTGGTGGCATTATCAGTGACCCTTGGCCTGTTTGCTATAGAACTGATGGGGTTCCTCTCTGGAGTCTCTTTGTTCAACAACAATCAAGCTCTTCTGT CCATAGGATGTCATGCCAGTGGTTGTGTGGCTCtgctcttttttttgtttgagcAATGGACTTGCAGCATCTATTGGTGGATCTTTGCATTCTGTAG TGTGATGCCGGCACTGTATGAAATTATCCTTTTCATTGTAGTATGTGGATTTAAGAGAAAGCCTCTGTGA
- the tmem107l gene encoding transmembrane protein 107 like isoform X1, translated as MRVIMHATVSMPVQIILVPARFLTLIAHLVIVIIIFWSRENSVRACLPLDYSDEEYRSEDTRLVVALSVTLGLFAIELMGFLSGVSLFNNNQALLSIGCHASGCVALLFFLFEQWTCSIYWWIFAFCSVMPALYEIILFIVVCGFKRKPL; from the exons ATGAGAGTGATTATGCATGCTACCG TTTCAATGCCGGTGCAAATCATTCTGGTGCCAGCCCGTTTTTTAACTCTCATCGCGCACCTTGTAATTGTCATAATCATCTTTTGGTCTAGG GAGAACAGTGTCAGAGCTTGTCTACCCCTAGACTACAGTGATGAAGAATACAGATCAGAGGACACGCg GCTTGTGGTGGCATTATCAGTGACCCTTGGCCTGTTTGCTATAGAACTGATGGGGTTCCTCTCTGGAGTCTCTTTGTTCAACAACAATCAAGCTCTTCTGT CCATAGGATGTCATGCCAGTGGTTGTGTGGCTCtgctcttttttttgtttgagcAATGGACTTGCAGCATCTATTGGTGGATCTTTGCATTCTGTAG TGTGATGCCGGCACTGTATGAAATTATCCTTTTCATTGTAGTATGTGGATTTAAGAGAAAGCCTCTGTGA